One Spinacia oleracea cultivar Varoflay chromosome 4, BTI_SOV_V1, whole genome shotgun sequence DNA segment encodes these proteins:
- the LOC110789317 gene encoding F-box/LRR-repeat protein 10 isoform X3 — protein sequence MFDVSTFLRHNFARAWTLASDKLTSLEIGYISSVMVTELLSPTPGPSQFLQQEQPPILPNLQKLCLSVDYITDTMINTISQNLTSLTHLDLRDAPIIEPRVTFDLTNNGLQKINQNGKLKHLSLVRSQEFLITYFRRVNDLGILLMADLCASMESISLGGFCRVTDTGFRAIIHSCTNLYKIKISHGTQLTDLVFLDISATPLSLTHVGLRWCNLLTNLAITHLASNLDLTVLDLRDCRSLGDDTLIAISSLPKLKSLLVDGSDISDTGISHLRERAASSLVSLSVRGCKRLTDKCITALFSSTSKPVLQELDLSNLPNLSDNGVLLLAKSRVPICELRMRQCPLIGDTSVMALASMQVDDERWHGNCLRLLDLYNCGRITALSFRWLKKPYFPRLKWLGVTGSVNRDMMDALARSRPYLHVAGRGEELGTGQWDHADGFYIHDYEEMDELERYILEGDDVVSDEEMAEAEDNEEFED from the coding sequence ATGTTTGATGTCTCAACATTTCTTCGGCATAATTTTGCCCGGGCATGGACATTGGCTTCTGATAAATTAACTTCTCTAGAAATCGGTTATATCTCATCAGTGATGGTGACAGAATTGCTCAGCCCAACTCCTGGGCCTAGTCAGTTCCTGCAACAAGAGCAGCCACCTATACTACCAAATCTGCAGAAGTTGTGCCTTTCTGTAGATTATATCACTGATACTATGATCAATACAATATCCCAGAATCTCACATCATTGACTCATTTGGATCTTCGAGATGCACCTATCATTGAACCAAGGGTGACTTTTGACCTCACCAACAACGGTCTACAGAAGATCAACCAAAATGGAAAGTTGAAACATCTTTCACTGGTACGTAGCCAAGAGTTCCTCATAACTTATTTTCGCCGGGTCAATGATCTAGGTATTCTCTTAATGGCTGATCTATGTGCAAGTATGGAAAGTATATCTCTTGGTGGGTTTTGCCGTGTTACAGATACAGGTTTCAGAGCCATTATCCATTCATGCACTAACCTTTACAAGATTAAAATATCACACGGGACCCAACTCACTGATCTGGTTTTTCTCGACATCTCAGCGACTCCCCTTTCATTAACACATGTTGGTCTAAGATGGTGTAATCTGTTGACCAATCTAGCAATTACACACTTGGCATCAAATCTGGATCTTACTGTGCTTGACCTGAGAGATTGCAGAAGCCTAGGGGATGACACCCTGATAGCAATCAGCAGTCTTCCTAAATTGAAGTCATTACTTGTCGATGGATCTGATATAAGTGATACTGGAATCTCACATCTGAGGGAAAGGGCAGCTAGTTCACTAGTGTCTCTCTCTGTTAGAGGCTGCAAGAGACTTACAGATAAATGTATCACAGCCTTATTCAGCAGCACTTCAAAACCCGTATTGCAAGAATTGGACTTGTCAAATCTCCCTAATCTTAGTGACAATGGAGTTCTACTGTTGGCGAAAAGCCGAGTTCCAATTTGTGAACTCCGTATGAGACAATGTCCTCTGATTGGTGACACTTCTGTAATGGCATTGGCCTCAATGCAAGTTGATGATGAAAGATGGCACGGGAACTGCCTGCGTTTGCTGGATCTCTATAATTGTGGTCGCATAACTGCACTCTCATTCCGTTGGCTGAAGAAGCCATACTTTCCGAGGCTAAAATGGTTGGGGGTTACTGGAAGTGTGAATAGGGATATGATGGATGCATTAGCTAGGAGTAGGCCTTATCTACATGTTGCTGGTCGTGGTGAGGAGCTAGGAACGGGACAATGGGACCATGCAGATGGATTTTACATCCATGACTATGAAGAAATGGATGAACTTGAAAGATACATCTTGGAGGGTGATGATGTAGTAAGCGATGAAGAAATGGCAGAAGCTGAAGATAATGAAGAATTTGAGGATTGA
- the LOC110789317 gene encoding F-box/LRR-repeat protein 10 isoform X2, with amino-acid sequence MTIRSELISFRTLNLMFDVSTFLRHNFARAWTLASDKLTSLEIGYISSVMVTELLSPTPGPSQFLQQEQPPILPNLQKLCLSVDYITDTMINTISQNLTSLTHLDLRDAPIIEPRVTFDLTNNGLQKINQNGKLKHLSLVRSQEFLITYFRRVNDLGILLMADLCASMESISLGGFCRVTDTGFRAIIHSCTNLYKIKISHGTQLTDLVFLDISATPLSLTHVGLRWCNLLTNLAITHLASNLDLTVLDLRDCRSLGDDTLIAISSLPKLKSLLVDGSDISDTGISHLRERAASSLVSLSVRGCKRLTDKCITALFSSTSKPVLQELDLSNLPNLSDNGVLLLAKSRVPICELRMRQCPLIGDTSVMALASMQVDDERWHGNCLRLLDLYNCGRITALSFRWLKKPYFPRLKWLGVTGSVNRDMMDALARSRPYLHVAGRGEELGTGQWDHADGFYIHDYEEMDELERYILEGDDVVSDEEMAEAEDNEEFED; translated from the exons ATGACAATTAGATCAGAGCTTATCTCATTTCGG ACACTCAATCTGATGTTTGATGTCTCAACATTTCTTCGGCATAATTTTGCCCGGGCATGGACATTGGCTTCTGATAAATTAACTTCTCTAGAAATCGGTTATATCTCATCAGTGATGGTGACAGAATTGCTCAGCCCAACTCCTGGGCCTAGTCAGTTCCTGCAACAAGAGCAGCCACCTATACTACCAAATCTGCAGAAGTTGTGCCTTTCTGTAGATTATATCACTGATACTATGATCAATACAATATCCCAGAATCTCACATCATTGACTCATTTGGATCTTCGAGATGCACCTATCATTGAACCAAGGGTGACTTTTGACCTCACCAACAACGGTCTACAGAAGATCAACCAAAATGGAAAGTTGAAACATCTTTCACTGGTACGTAGCCAAGAGTTCCTCATAACTTATTTTCGCCGGGTCAATGATCTAGGTATTCTCTTAATGGCTGATCTATGTGCAAGTATGGAAAGTATATCTCTTGGTGGGTTTTGCCGTGTTACAGATACAGGTTTCAGAGCCATTATCCATTCATGCACTAACCTTTACAAGATTAAAATATCACACGGGACCCAACTCACTGATCTGGTTTTTCTCGACATCTCAGCGACTCCCCTTTCATTAACACATGTTGGTCTAAGATGGTGTAATCTGTTGACCAATCTAGCAATTACACACTTGGCATCAAATCTGGATCTTACTGTGCTTGACCTGAGAGATTGCAGAAGCCTAGGGGATGACACCCTGATAGCAATCAGCAGTCTTCCTAAATTGAAGTCATTACTTGTCGATGGATCTGATATAAGTGATACTGGAATCTCACATCTGAGGGAAAGGGCAGCTAGTTCACTAGTGTCTCTCTCTGTTAGAGGCTGCAAGAGACTTACAGATAAATGTATCACAGCCTTATTCAGCAGCACTTCAAAACCCGTATTGCAAGAATTGGACTTGTCAAATCTCCCTAATCTTAGTGACAATGGAGTTCTACTGTTGGCGAAAAGCCGAGTTCCAATTTGTGAACTCCGTATGAGACAATGTCCTCTGATTGGTGACACTTCTGTAATGGCATTGGCCTCAATGCAAGTTGATGATGAAAGATGGCACGGGAACTGCCTGCGTTTGCTGGATCTCTATAATTGTGGTCGCATAACTGCACTCTCATTCCGTTGGCTGAAGAAGCCATACTTTCCGAGGCTAAAATGGTTGGGGGTTACTGGAAGTGTGAATAGGGATATGATGGATGCATTAGCTAGGAGTAGGCCTTATCTACATGTTGCTGGTCGTGGTGAGGAGCTAGGAACGGGACAATGGGACCATGCAGATGGATTTTACATCCATGACTATGAAGAAATGGATGAACTTGAAAGATACATCTTGGAGGGTGATGATGTAGTAAGCGATGAAGAAATGGCAGAAGCTGAAGATAATGAAGAATTTGAGGATTGA
- the LOC110789317 gene encoding F-box/LRR-repeat protein 10 isoform X1, with protein sequence MESKEKGEGEEGEIMGLDELPSALLATIIAKLDMASICSVASTCRTFNSCASHILTFLPIVHLIDVAPSMDLLAPLLPPNPYLTSLKVDCCRLDDSAISHLIRPSLHELFLHNCGDFSGKLLSEIGSQCRDIRSLYLGCVGDKRGRAIHISDLEELLRGCSELETLNLMFDVSTFLRHNFARAWTLASDKLTSLEIGYISSVMVTELLSPTPGPSQFLQQEQPPILPNLQKLCLSVDYITDTMINTISQNLTSLTHLDLRDAPIIEPRVTFDLTNNGLQKINQNGKLKHLSLVRSQEFLITYFRRVNDLGILLMADLCASMESISLGGFCRVTDTGFRAIIHSCTNLYKIKISHGTQLTDLVFLDISATPLSLTHVGLRWCNLLTNLAITHLASNLDLTVLDLRDCRSLGDDTLIAISSLPKLKSLLVDGSDISDTGISHLRERAASSLVSLSVRGCKRLTDKCITALFSSTSKPVLQELDLSNLPNLSDNGVLLLAKSRVPICELRMRQCPLIGDTSVMALASMQVDDERWHGNCLRLLDLYNCGRITALSFRWLKKPYFPRLKWLGVTGSVNRDMMDALARSRPYLHVAGRGEELGTGQWDHADGFYIHDYEEMDELERYILEGDDVVSDEEMAEAEDNEEFED encoded by the exons ATGGAGAGTAAGgaaaaaggagaaggagaagaaggaGAAATAATGGGGTTGGATGAACTGCCATCAGCTTTGCTTGCAACGATAATAGCAAAGTTAGACATGGCGTCAATCTGTTCCGTCGCTTCAACTTGCCGCACCTTCAATTCCTGCGCTTCTCACATCCTCACTTTCCTCCCTATTGTTCACCTCATT GATGTTGCACCATCAATGGATTTGTTGGCTCCCTTACTTCCACCAAACCCGTATCTCACAAGCCTGAAAGTTGATTGTTGTCGGCTTGATGACTCTGCGATTTCTCACCTCATTCGTCCTTCTTTGCACGAGCTTTTTCTTCACAATTGTGGTGATTTTAGTGGTAAATTGCTCTCTGAGATTGGTTCTCAATGTCGTGATATCAG GTCTCTCTACCTAGGGTGTGTGGGCGACAAAAGAGGTCGTGCAATTCATATTTCTGATCTGGAGGAGTTACTCAGAGGTTGCAGTGAACTGGAA ACACTCAATCTGATGTTTGATGTCTCAACATTTCTTCGGCATAATTTTGCCCGGGCATGGACATTGGCTTCTGATAAATTAACTTCTCTAGAAATCGGTTATATCTCATCAGTGATGGTGACAGAATTGCTCAGCCCAACTCCTGGGCCTAGTCAGTTCCTGCAACAAGAGCAGCCACCTATACTACCAAATCTGCAGAAGTTGTGCCTTTCTGTAGATTATATCACTGATACTATGATCAATACAATATCCCAGAATCTCACATCATTGACTCATTTGGATCTTCGAGATGCACCTATCATTGAACCAAGGGTGACTTTTGACCTCACCAACAACGGTCTACAGAAGATCAACCAAAATGGAAAGTTGAAACATCTTTCACTGGTACGTAGCCAAGAGTTCCTCATAACTTATTTTCGCCGGGTCAATGATCTAGGTATTCTCTTAATGGCTGATCTATGTGCAAGTATGGAAAGTATATCTCTTGGTGGGTTTTGCCGTGTTACAGATACAGGTTTCAGAGCCATTATCCATTCATGCACTAACCTTTACAAGATTAAAATATCACACGGGACCCAACTCACTGATCTGGTTTTTCTCGACATCTCAGCGACTCCCCTTTCATTAACACATGTTGGTCTAAGATGGTGTAATCTGTTGACCAATCTAGCAATTACACACTTGGCATCAAATCTGGATCTTACTGTGCTTGACCTGAGAGATTGCAGAAGCCTAGGGGATGACACCCTGATAGCAATCAGCAGTCTTCCTAAATTGAAGTCATTACTTGTCGATGGATCTGATATAAGTGATACTGGAATCTCACATCTGAGGGAAAGGGCAGCTAGTTCACTAGTGTCTCTCTCTGTTAGAGGCTGCAAGAGACTTACAGATAAATGTATCACAGCCTTATTCAGCAGCACTTCAAAACCCGTATTGCAAGAATTGGACTTGTCAAATCTCCCTAATCTTAGTGACAATGGAGTTCTACTGTTGGCGAAAAGCCGAGTTCCAATTTGTGAACTCCGTATGAGACAATGTCCTCTGATTGGTGACACTTCTGTAATGGCATTGGCCTCAATGCAAGTTGATGATGAAAGATGGCACGGGAACTGCCTGCGTTTGCTGGATCTCTATAATTGTGGTCGCATAACTGCACTCTCATTCCGTTGGCTGAAGAAGCCATACTTTCCGAGGCTAAAATGGTTGGGGGTTACTGGAAGTGTGAATAGGGATATGATGGATGCATTAGCTAGGAGTAGGCCTTATCTACATGTTGCTGGTCGTGGTGAGGAGCTAGGAACGGGACAATGGGACCATGCAGATGGATTTTACATCCATGACTATGAAGAAATGGATGAACTTGAAAGATACATCTTGGAGGGTGATGATGTAGTAAGCGATGAAGAAATGGCAGAAGCTGAAGATAATGAAGAATTTGAGGATTGA